A genomic segment from Bombus huntii isolate Logan2020A chromosome 13, iyBomHunt1.1, whole genome shotgun sequence encodes:
- the LOC126872373 gene encoding mitochondrial tRNA-specific 2-thiouridylase 1, with protein sequence MFKKVIVGISGGVDSAVSALLLKNKGFNVTGVFMKNWDIKDETEICQTEEDYEDAQWVCKKLDIPLVEVNFVKEYWNNIFSYLTEQYENGYTPNPDILCNKYIKFDHFFNFACNKLQADAIATGHYVRTSFGSYLEHFKPDTNVSLFQARDAEKDQTFFLCQVPQQALRYSMFPLGEYLKKDVKQIAWKAGLDKVALKRESRGICFVGKRNFQNFISKYISDKPGDFVDLDDGRVVGKHMGFHHWTIGQNIKISGLPAAYYVYKKDINTNNIIVVKGTHNSALYSELIITETPYWISSEPEFNSFSRLLNCDLRFQHRDPLVSCTVHKNLKNQLIIQLSQPLRAITEGQFVTLYNGEECLGSAVISYCGPSYYSLNQEVKMDHYRGNNETQKQIADASI encoded by the exons atgtttaaaaaagtAATTGTGGGTATATCTGGTGGGGTTGATAGCGCTGTATCAGCACTGCTTCTAAAAAATAAAG GATTCAATGTCACCGGTGTATTCATGAAAAATTGGGACATCAAAGATGAGACTGAAATTTGTCAGACTGAGGAGGATTATGAAGATGCACAATGGGTGTGCAAAAAATTAGATATTCCTCTTGTTGAAGTCAATTTTGTAAAAGAATATTGGAATAATATCTTTTC CTATTTAACAGAACAATATGAGAATGGATATACACCAAATCCTGATATTTTGTGTAACAAGTACATCAAATTCGATCATTTCTTCAACTTTGCATGTAATAAACTTCAGGCTGATGCTATTGCAACTGGACACTATGTCAGAACCAGTTTTGGTTCTTACCTTGAACATTTTAAGCCAGATAcaa ATGTCAGCTTATTTCAAGCTCGAGATGCAGAAAAAGATCAAACATTTTTCTTGTGCCAAGTACCTCAACAAGCTTTAAGATACTCCATGTTTCCCCTTGGAGAATATTTGAAGAAAGACGTTAAACAAATTGCTTGGAAGGCTGGGTTGGACAAAGTTGCTCTAAAAAGGGAAAGCAGAGGGATATGTTTTGTGGGAaaacgaaattttcaaaatttcatatcCAAG tacATATCTGACAAACCTGGAGACTTTGTAGACTTGGATGATGGTCGGGTAGTGGGAAAGCATATGGGCTTTCATCATTGGACCATAGGgcagaatataaaaattagtGGTTTACCAGCTGCATACTATGTGtataagaaagatattaacacAAATAACATCATTGTA GTAAAAGGAACACACAATTCAGCGCTATATTCAGAACTTATAATAACAGAAACTCCGTACTGGATATCATCAGAGCCAGAATTTAATAGTTTCTCTAGACTATTAAATTGCGATTTGCGCTTTCAACATAGAGATCCCTTGGTATCTTGCAcagttcataaaaatttaaagaatcagTTAATAATACAGCTTAGTCAACCATTAAGAGCAATTACAGAGGGACAG TTTGTCACCTTATATAATGGAGAAGAGTGTCTAGGTAGCGCTGTAATCTCATATTGTGGTCCATCATACTATAGTTTAAATCAAGAAGTAAAAATGGATCATTATCGAGGAAACAACGAGACACAAAAACAGATCGCGGACGCGAGTATATAG
- the LOC126872359 gene encoding neprilysin-4-like isoform X9: MRSASSLDQYNDDDFFSGGPCPSCRLAINKETGRLKWCMGGNDTWRFRVKLMLLIPAVLLPITIIFIALSRSQVIGKAPYHRTYLVQTRRQDERTEESFPPATSRSETERAGEEEEEDKILAPGMKTSYVPVETLLSSRQLQRHKRDLDADQPIDYNVEKADDQNSDEDIYNFLDDYYTEVDTDEVKENSEIQSNDYREYGEHTHDARKNEELRSKFFTYDNIEERSQDESDEGEQGGRHSISVDDSDTSLPIVDDQNDDDTGTDFHAFWKGEGNAWAIREAQAKIMLKYMDRSADPCEDFYQFACGNWAKHNPIPKDKAAYDTFEMIRESLDSVLKELLEDPIPKGLQLYTDDATLKAKYLYRSCMNYEILEQRMERPLIQLLDELGGWPILRPNWDPEKFDWLLLVAQLRLYNNDILISEWVAPDIKNSDQYVIQFDQTSLGLPTRDYFLQPSNTIYLKAYKNYLIKISTLLGASLQNATIDADELIEFETKLAKITSSPDERRNVSELYQRMSIGELRTLVPQINWHRYLTIVLARPTNVSEPVVVYALQYIQDLVNLLSKTSPRTIANYLLWRFVRHRVNNLDDRFQEAKQKFYYILFGREQAPSRWKNCVAQVNSNMGMAVGSMFVKKYFDEKSKNDTLAMTRDIQRSFRELLNQTTWIDDETKELATEKVNAMLLRIGYPDFILQSELLNERYKDVVIRPDKYFENTLNILQHLTRVEQDRLGSPVNKTLWNTAPAVVNAYYSRSKNRINTFHGV; encoded by the exons ATGAGGAGCGCGAGTAGTTTGGATCAGTATAACGACGACGACTTCTTCAGCGGTGGGCCTTGTCCTTCTTGTCGGTTAGCCATTAACAAGGAGACTGGTCGACTAAA GTGGTGCATGGGCGGAAACGACACTTGGCGCTTCCGAGTGAAACTGATGCTCTTGATTCCAGCCGTGTTACTGCCGATCACTATAATCTTCATCGCTCTGTCGCGGTCGCAGGTGATCGGCAAGGCTCCTTATCATCGTACGTATTTGGTCCAGACAAGGAGGCAGGACGAGAGGACCGAGGAGAGTTTTCCGC CAGCGACCAGCCGCAGCGAGACAGAGAGGGCCGgtgaagaagaggaagaagacaAAATCCTAGCACCTGGAATGAAAACAAGCTACGTGCCAGTGGAGACTCTACTTTCGTCAAGGCAGCTACAACGACACAAGAGAGACCTAGACGCG GATCAACCGATAGACTACAACGTTGAGAAAGCAGACGATCAAAATTCCGACGAAGACATCTACAACTTCCTGGACGATTATTACACCGAGGTGGACACCGATGAGGTCAAGGAAAACTCTGAAATACAAAGCAACGACTATCGAGA GTACGGCGAGCATACGCACGACGCGCGTAAGAACGAAGAACTGCGCTCCAAGTTCTTCACGTACGACAATATCGAAGAGCGTTCTCAGGACGAATCAGACGAGGGTGAACAAGGTGGTAGACACTCGATTTCCGTCGACGATTCGGACACCAGTCTGCCAATCGTCGACGACCAAAACGACGACGACACTGGCACGGATTTCCACGCGTTTTGGAAAGGCGAGGGAAACGCGTGGGCCATCAGAGAAGCTCAAG CAAAAATCATGCTGAAGTACATGGACAGGAGCGCTGATCCTTGCGAGGACTTTTACCAGTTTGCCTGTGGCAATTGGGCGAAACATAATCCTATCCCTAAAGACAAAGCTGCCTACGATACCTTCGAAATGATCAGAGAATCGTTGGACTCTGTGTTGAAAGAGCTTCTCGAAGATCCTATACCGAAAGGATTGCAATTGTACACGGATGACGCGACGCTCAAGGCTAAATATTTGTATCGCAGTTGCATGAACTACG AGATCTTGGAGCAACGCATGGAACGGCCGCTTATACAGCTTCTAGATGAACTTGGTGGATGGCCCATATTGAGACCAAATTGGGATCCGGAAAAGTTCGATTGGCTCCTCTTGGTTGCACAATTGAGGCTTTATAATAATGACATTCTCATTTCGGAATGGGTGGCGCCGGACATTAAAAACAGCGACCAGTACGTTATACAG TTCGATCAGACATCATTGGGTCTACCTACAAGAGACTACTTTCTCCAGCCATCGAATACCATTTACTTAAAAgcttacaaaaattatttaataaaaatttccacTCTCTTGGGCGCATCTTTGCAAAACGCTACTATAGACGCTGACGAATTGATAGAATTCGAAACTAAGCTCGCCAAG ATCACGTCTTCCCCCGACGAGCGAAGAAACGTTTCAGAGTTATATCAAAGAATGAGCATCGGAGAATTAAGGACACTGGTGCCACAAATTAACTGGCATCGATATTTAACGATCGTTCTGGCACGACCAACGAATGTTTCCGAGCCGGTCGTTGTCTATGCGTTGCAGTATATTCAAGATTTGGTGAATTTGCTCTCGAAAACTAGTCCACG GACTATCGCGAATTATCTTCTATGGCGGTTCGTCAGGCACAGAGTAAACAATCTGGACGATCGATTTCAGGAAGCTAagcaaaaattttattatattctgtTTGGAAGGGAACAAGCACCGTCCAGATGGAAAAATTGTGTGGCACAAGTGAACTCTAACATGGGCATGGCTGTGGGCTCCATGTtcgtgaaaaaatatttcgacgAAAAAAGCAAAAACGAT ACATTGGCCATGACTCGTGATATACAACGGTCCTTCAGAGAACTCCTAAATCAAACTACTTGGATCGATGACGAAACAAAAGAACTGGCCACCGAGAAGGTAAACGCGATGCTGTTAAGGATCGGCTATCCTGATTTCATTCTACAGTCTGAGTTGTTGAACGAACGTTACAAAGAT GTCGTGATCCGTCCAGATAAGTACTTCGAGAAC